One Rhizobium sp. 9140 genomic region harbors:
- a CDS encoding acetyl-CoA carboxylase biotin carboxylase subunit — MFKKILIANRGEIACRVIKTAKKMGIATVAVYSDADADALHVKMADEAVHIGPAPSNQSYIVIDRILDAVRRTGADAVHPGYGFLSENAAFAEALETEGVVFIGPPVKAIQAMGDKITSKKLAAEAGVSTVPGHMGLIADADEAVKIAGEIGYPVMIKASAGGGGKGMRIAWNDAEAREGFQSSKNEAKASFGDDRIFIEKFVTQPRHIEIQVLGDKHGTVLYLGERECSIQRRNQKVIEEAPSPFLDTETRRAMGEQAVALSKAVGYHSAGTVEFIVDGDRNFYFLEMNTRLQVEHPVTELITGIDLVEQMIRVAAGEKLSLDQDDVKLNGWAIESRLYAEDPYRNFLPSIGRLSCYRPPQEGERPDGTVVRNDTGVFEGGEISMHYDPMVAKLCTWAPDRLAAIDAMSAALDDFEVEGIGHNLPFLSAVMQHDRFRSGNITTAFITEEFPDGFHGVAPDTTAARKLATIATHINHTLQNRAAQISGTIGNHRRVVGRHWVATVADQTFELTLDSSAEATTVQFADGTVSTISGRWQPGQSHAHVSVDGERIGVKISHSGVGIRLRWRGMDLVAHVREPRVAQLARLMPVKLPPDTSKMLLCPMPGIITVIAVQEGEKVEAGQALAIVEAMKMENTLRSEKRATVKRIAALAGQSLAVDELIMEFE; from the coding sequence ATGTTCAAGAAAATTCTGATTGCGAACCGCGGTGAAATCGCCTGCCGGGTGATCAAAACGGCCAAGAAGATGGGTATCGCCACCGTCGCCGTCTATTCCGATGCCGACGCCGACGCATTGCATGTGAAGATGGCGGACGAAGCCGTGCATATCGGGCCGGCGCCATCGAACCAGTCCTATATCGTCATCGACAGGATCCTCGATGCGGTCCGCCGGACGGGCGCCGATGCCGTTCATCCGGGTTACGGCTTCCTCTCGGAAAACGCCGCTTTCGCCGAGGCGCTGGAGACGGAAGGCGTCGTCTTCATCGGTCCGCCGGTCAAAGCCATCCAGGCAATGGGTGACAAGATCACCTCGAAGAAGCTGGCAGCGGAAGCCGGCGTTTCCACGGTTCCCGGCCATATGGGCCTGATCGCCGATGCTGACGAGGCGGTGAAGATCGCTGGCGAAATCGGCTACCCGGTCATGATCAAGGCGTCTGCCGGCGGCGGCGGCAAGGGCATGCGCATCGCGTGGAACGATGCCGAAGCCCGTGAAGGCTTTCAGTCCTCCAAAAACGAGGCCAAAGCGTCCTTCGGCGACGACCGCATCTTCATCGAAAAATTCGTCACGCAACCGCGCCATATCGAAATCCAGGTGCTCGGCGACAAGCACGGCACCGTGCTCTATCTCGGCGAGCGCGAATGCTCGATCCAGCGGCGCAACCAGAAGGTCATCGAGGAGGCTCCCTCGCCGTTCCTCGACACGGAGACCCGGCGCGCCATGGGCGAGCAGGCCGTCGCGCTGTCGAAGGCCGTCGGCTATCACTCGGCCGGCACGGTCGAATTCATCGTTGACGGCGACAGAAACTTCTATTTCCTTGAGATGAACACCCGCCTGCAGGTCGAGCACCCGGTAACGGAGCTGATCACCGGCATCGACCTCGTCGAGCAGATGATCCGGGTTGCCGCAGGCGAAAAACTGTCGCTCGACCAGGACGACGTTAAACTGAACGGCTGGGCGATCGAAAGCCGGCTTTATGCCGAGGACCCCTACCGCAATTTCCTGCCCTCGATCGGCCGGCTGTCATGCTATCGCCCGCCGCAGGAAGGCGAGAGACCGGACGGCACCGTCGTGCGCAACGACACAGGCGTCTTCGAGGGCGGCGAGATCTCGATGCATTACGACCCGATGGTCGCCAAGCTCTGCACCTGGGCGCCGGACAGGCTTGCGGCCATCGATGCGATGAGCGCTGCGCTGGACGATTTCGAGGTCGAGGGCATCGGTCATAACCTGCCCTTCCTCTCGGCCGTGATGCAGCATGACCGGTTTCGGTCCGGCAACATCACCACAGCCTTCATCACTGAGGAGTTTCCCGACGGTTTCCACGGCGTTGCGCCGGACACGACGGCAGCCCGGAAACTGGCAACGATTGCAACCCACATCAACCACACACTCCAGAACCGCGCCGCGCAGATCTCCGGAACGATCGGCAACCACCGGCGGGTCGTCGGGCGACACTGGGTGGCAACGGTGGCCGACCAGACGTTCGAGCTGACGCTGGATTCCTCTGCAGAGGCGACGACCGTGCAGTTTGCCGATGGAACGGTATCGACGATCTCGGGTCGGTGGCAGCCGGGGCAAAGCCATGCCCATGTCTCGGTGGATGGAGAGCGGATCGGCGTCAAGATCTCCCACTCCGGTGTTGGAATTCGTCTTCGCTGGCGGGGTATGGATCTGGTGGCTCATGTGAGAGAGCCGAGGGTGGCACAGCTCGCGCGCCTCATGCCTGTCAAACTGCCGCCCGATACCTCGAAAATGCTTCTCTGCCCGATGCCGGGCATCATCACCGTGATAGCGGTTCAAGAGGGTGAGAAGGTCGAGGCAGGCCAGGCGCTTGCGATCGTCGAGGCGATGAAGATGGAAAATACCTTGCGCTCCGAAAAACGTGCGACGGTAAAGCGCATTGCCGCATTGGCCGGCCAGAGCCTTGCGGTCGATGAACTGATCATGGAGTTCGAGTGA
- the scpA gene encoding methylmalonyl-CoA mutase: MSDAKTEADWQKLAERELKAPAETLVWHTPEGIDVKALYTAADLKDVGHLDSLPGFAPFTRGPRATMYAGRPWTIRQYAGFSTAEASNAFYKRNLAAGQKGLSVAFDLATHRGYDSDHPRVEGDVGKAGVAIDSVEDMKILFDGIPLDEMSVSMTMNGAVIPILANFIVAGEEQGVSREKLSGTIQNDILKEFMVRNTYIYPPEPSMRIIADIIEYTAKEMPKFNSISISGYHMQEAGSTLVQELAFTLADGREYVRAALAKGLNVDAFAGRLSFFFAIGMNFFMEAAKLRAARLLWSRIMAEFEPKMPSSLMLRTHCQTSGVSLQEQDPYNNIVRTAYEALSAVLGGTQSLHTNALDEAMALPTEFSARIARNTQLILQHETGVTRVVDPLAGSYYVESLTDELASKAWELIEEIEALGGMTEAVATGMPKRRIEEAATRRQAAVDRGEEVIVGVNKYRLEDEDPLDILDIDNAAVRIAQIRRIEETKRRRDPAAVEATLATLTGIARQGHGNLLAAAVDAARARATVGEISDAMRMVFGDHTAVSEVVADVYGAAYENDPEYTTLVGRLGAFAAALSVKPKIMVAKLGQDGHDRGAKIIASAFGDIGFEVLVGPLFQTPDEAAEMAVKNRVHVVGMSSLAAGHKTLAPQLVAALKARGADNVIVVVGGVIPRQDYEFLIDNGVSAVFGPGTNVLEAARAVIDLMQGKLRNQ; this comes from the coding sequence ATGTCCGATGCGAAAACAGAAGCTGACTGGCAGAAACTGGCGGAGCGCGAGCTGAAAGCCCCTGCGGAAACACTCGTGTGGCACACGCCCGAGGGCATCGACGTCAAGGCGCTCTATACCGCGGCGGATCTGAAGGATGTCGGACATCTGGACTCACTACCGGGGTTCGCACCTTTTACCCGCGGGCCACGCGCGACGATGTATGCTGGTCGGCCCTGGACGATCCGGCAATATGCCGGCTTCTCGACGGCCGAAGCATCGAACGCCTTCTACAAGCGCAACCTTGCCGCCGGGCAGAAAGGCCTGTCCGTTGCCTTCGACCTTGCCACGCATCGCGGCTATGACAGCGATCACCCCCGCGTCGAGGGCGATGTCGGCAAGGCCGGCGTGGCGATCGACAGCGTCGAGGACATGAAGATCCTGTTCGACGGCATCCCGCTGGACGAGATGTCGGTGTCGATGACCATGAATGGCGCCGTGATCCCGATCCTTGCCAACTTCATCGTCGCGGGCGAAGAGCAAGGCGTCTCGCGCGAAAAACTGTCGGGCACGATTCAGAACGACATCCTCAAGGAGTTCATGGTCCGCAACACCTATATCTATCCGCCGGAACCCTCGATGCGGATCATCGCCGACATCATCGAATACACGGCGAAGGAGATGCCGAAGTTCAATTCCATCTCGATATCCGGCTACCATATGCAGGAGGCCGGCTCGACGCTGGTGCAGGAACTGGCTTTCACGCTGGCCGATGGTCGCGAATATGTCCGGGCCGCACTCGCCAAGGGACTGAATGTCGATGCGTTTGCCGGACGGCTGTCGTTCTTCTTCGCCATCGGTATGAATTTCTTCATGGAGGCCGCCAAGCTGCGTGCCGCGCGCCTTCTCTGGTCGCGGATCATGGCGGAGTTCGAGCCCAAAATGCCGTCTTCCTTAATGCTGCGCACCCATTGCCAGACCTCCGGCGTCTCCCTGCAGGAACAGGACCCCTACAACAACATCGTCCGCACGGCCTACGAAGCACTATCGGCCGTGCTCGGCGGCACCCAGTCGCTGCATACCAACGCACTGGATGAGGCGATGGCCCTGCCGACGGAGTTCTCCGCCCGCATCGCCCGCAACACCCAGCTGATCCTGCAGCACGAGACCGGTGTCACCCGCGTGGTCGATCCGCTGGCCGGCTCTTACTACGTCGAAAGTCTGACCGACGAACTTGCCAGCAAGGCCTGGGAGCTGATCGAGGAGATCGAGGCGCTGGGCGGCATGACCGAGGCGGTGGCGACAGGCATGCCGAAGCGCCGGATCGAGGAAGCGGCCACCCGCCGACAGGCTGCCGTCGACCGTGGCGAGGAGGTCATCGTCGGCGTCAACAAATACCGGCTCGAAGACGAGGACCCGCTCGACATTCTCGACATCGACAATGCTGCCGTGCGCATCGCCCAGATCCGGCGCATCGAGGAGACCAAGCGGCGCCGTGATCCGGCTGCGGTCGAAGCGACGCTGGCGACACTCACCGGAATTGCACGCCAGGGACACGGCAATCTACTGGCGGCCGCCGTCGATGCGGCTCGGGCACGCGCCACGGTGGGCGAGATTTCCGATGCCATGCGCATGGTCTTCGGCGATCACACCGCCGTTTCCGAAGTCGTCGCCGATGTCTACGGCGCGGCTTACGAGAACGACCCGGAATATACCACGCTGGTCGGCCGGCTCGGCGCATTCGCCGCCGCGCTTTCGGTCAAGCCGAAGATCATGGTCGCAAAGCTTGGCCAGGACGGCCATGACCGTGGCGCCAAGATCATCGCCTCGGCCTTCGGCGACATCGGCTTCGAGGTGCTGGTCGGTCCGCTGTTCCAGACGCCGGACGAGGCCGCCGAGATGGCGGTGAAGAACAGGGTTCATGTGGTCGGCATGTCGTCCCTGGCCGCCGGCCACAAGACGCTGGCGCCGCAGCTGGTCGCGGCCCTGAAGGCGCGCGGTGCCGATAACGTCATCGTCGTCGTCGGCGGTGTCATCCCACGCCAGGATTACGAATTCCTGATCGACAACGGCGTCTCCGCCGTCTTCGGGCCGGGTACGAACGTTCTTGAGGCCGCCCGCGCCGTGATCGATCTGATGCAGGGCAAATTGCGCAACCAGTGA
- the mce gene encoding methylmalonyl-CoA epimerase, whose protein sequence is MLGPINHIAIAVPDLTAAISLYEALGAQVSKPQDLPEHGVTVVFIALPNTKIELLYPLGENSPIASFLAKNPSGGIHHLCFEVSDIEGTGQKMQDIGVRILGSGEPKIGAHGLPVLFAHPKDFCGTLVEFEQVARP, encoded by the coding sequence ATGTTAGGACCCATCAATCACATCGCAATCGCGGTCCCGGACCTGACTGCAGCCATATCGCTCTACGAGGCTCTGGGGGCGCAGGTATCCAAGCCACAGGATCTGCCCGAACACGGTGTCACCGTCGTCTTCATCGCATTGCCGAATACGAAGATCGAGCTTCTGTATCCCCTCGGTGAGAATTCGCCGATAGCGTCTTTCCTCGCAAAGAACCCGTCGGGCGGGATTCACCACCTTTGCTTCGAGGTGAGCGACATCGAGGGCACGGGCCAGAAAATGCAAGACATCGGGGTTCGTATCCTCGGCTCCGGTGAGCCGAAGATCGGCGCGCATGGCCTTCCCGTCTTGTTTGCGCATCCCAAGGATTTTTGCGGAACGCTCGTGGAGTTTGAACAGGTCGCAAGGCCGTAA
- a CDS encoding SDR family oxidoreductase has translation MIVRASLDGIANAISPSIVRTAFSKEIWSDDAREKALLAKIPAGRIATVDDIVGAAILLASPGGAYIPARPC, from the coding sequence TTGATCGTACGGGCTAGTCTCGATGGCATCGCCAATGCGATCTCACCATCGATTGTCCGGACCGCGTTCTCCAAAGAGATCTGGAGCGATGATGCGCGGGAAAAGGCCTTGTTGGCGAAAATCCCGGCTGGACGCATCGCAACGGTCGATGACATCGTTGGCGCTGCCATTCTGCTCGCCTCACCGGGCGGCGCCTATATTCCGGCCAGACCGTGTTGA